The Halichoerus grypus chromosome 9, mHalGry1.hap1.1, whole genome shotgun sequence genome has a window encoding:
- the ZBTB12 gene encoding zinc finger and BTB domain-containing protein 12: protein MASGVEVLRFQLPGHEAATLRNMNQLRAEERFCDVTIVADSLKFRGHKVILAACSPFLRDQFLLNPSSELQVSLMHSARIVADLLLSCYTGALEFAVRDIVNYLTAASYLQMEHVVEKCRNALSQFIEPKIGLKEDGVSDASLVSSVSATKSLLPPARTPKPAPKPPPPPPLPPPLLRPVKLEFPLDEDLELKAEEEDEDEDEDVSDICIVKVESALEVAHRLKPPGGLGGGLSIGGSVGGHLGELAQSSVPPSTVAPPQGVVKACYSLSEDAEGEGLLLIPGGRASVGATSGLVEAAAVAMAARGAGGSLGAGGSRGPLPGGFSSGNPLKNIKCTKCPEVFQGVEKLVFHMRAQHFIFMCPRCGKQFNHSSNLNRHMNVHRGVKSHSCGICGKCFTQKSTLHDHLNLHSGARPYRCSYCDVRFAHKPAIRRHLKEQHGKTTAENVLEASVAEINVLIR, encoded by the coding sequence ATGGCCTCTGGGGTGGAAGTCCTGCGCTTCCAGCTGCCCGGCCACGAGGCCGCTACCCTGCGGAACATGAACCAGCTCCGCGCAGAGGAGCGGTTTTGTGACGTGACCATTGTGGCCGACAGCCTCAAGTTCCGTGGCCACAAGGTCATCCTGGCCGCCTGCTCGCCTTTCCTGAGGGACCAGTTCCTGCTGAACCCCAGTTCTGAGCTGCAGGTTTCCCTGATGCACAGTGCGCGCATCGTGGCCGACCTGCTCCTCTCCTGCTACACGGGCGCTCTGGAATTCGCTGTCAGGGACATCGTCAACTACCTGACGGCTGCCTCCTACCTGCAGATGGAGCACGTGGTGGAGAAATGCAGGAACGCCCTCAGCCAGTTCATTGAGCCCAAAATAGGCCTCAAAGAGGACGGGGTCAGCGATGCCAGCCTTGTGAGCAGTGTCAGTGCCACCaaatccctcctccctcctgccaggACCCCAAAGCCAGCccccaagcccccacccccaccccctctaccCCCTCCACTCCTACGGCCTGTGAAACTAGAGTTCCCACTGGATGAGGACCTGGAGCTGAAGGCCGAGGAAGAAGATgaggacgaggacgaggacgTGTCTGACATCTGCATCGTCAAGGTGGAGTCGGCCCTGGAGGTGGCACACCGGCTCAAACCTCCCGGAGGTTTGGGAGGGGGTCTGAGCATCGGAGGCTCCGTGGGCGGCCACCTGGGAGAGCTGGCTCAGAGCAGCGTGCCCCCCAGCACTGTGGCCCCACCGCAGGGTGTAGTGAAAGCCTGCTATAGTCTGTCCGAGGACGCAGAAGGGGAGGGCTTGCTGTTGATCCCTGGAGGCCGGGCCAGCGTGGGGGCCACCTCGGGCCTGGTGGAGGCAGCAGCGGTGGCCATGGctgcccggggggcggggggcagcctgggggcggggggcagcaggGGACCCCTGCCTGGGGGCTTTTCCAGTGGAAACCCCCTAAAGAACATCAAGTGCACCAAGTGCCCGGAAGTGTTCCAGGGCGTGGAGAAGCTGGTCTTCCACATGCGGGCACAGCACTTCATCTTCATGTGCCCACGCTGCGGCAAGCAGTTCAACCACAGCAGCAACCTCAACCGCCACATGAACGTGCACCGCGGCGTCAAGTCGCACTCCTGTGGCATCTGTGGCAAGTGCTTCACGCAGAAGTCCACACTGCACGACCACCTCAACCTCCACTCCGGAGCGAGGCCCTATCGCTGCTCCTACTGTGACGTGCGCTTCGCTCACAAGCCCGCCATTAGGCGGCACCTGAAGGAGCAGCATGGCAAGACAACGGCAGAGAACGTGCTGGAGGCCAGCGTGGCCGAGATCAACGTCCTCATCCGCTAG